A section of the Streptomyces sp. Je 1-369 genome encodes:
- a CDS encoding protein phosphatase 2C domain-containing protein — MSQQGDRPSGRDDDWWGQLYDDAAPDTGPAPAPDTLDDRYASASNALQNPLPPPRAPADLSGADPGAAGPRAPRTPPTFTAPAPWAPPTTPHGPVTFPGGEAPRRGYGVGDGPPYVGDGPPTYEAEPTVLPVADPDDLGDLVADTVLEGARYGVSTVRAASVRGDSARYRGEPRRDALLTARFGSGEDALVLVAMATGARATPGAHRAAAEACDWIGRAVGRSHSRLAEDIRAARRGDLKSGLHRLTDRSLGKLRAHAVDLGLEPDEYAASLRCLLLPADPQCRTRVFFGVGAGGLFRLRDGAWQDIEPRVADATGEAVVGFGSPPPPSPPPDATQESDRLTMALGITTPPSPYEPAPEPPRDPFRFRASIARPGDTLVLCSEGLAEPLRGEPELAEHLTRRWEKGGPPGLAAFLADIQVRVKGYADDRTAAAVWEA; from the coding sequence ATGAGCCAGCAGGGGGACAGGCCCAGCGGTCGCGACGACGACTGGTGGGGACAGCTGTACGACGACGCCGCGCCGGACACGGGCCCCGCTCCCGCGCCGGACACCCTGGACGACAGATACGCCTCGGCATCGAACGCACTCCAGAACCCTCTGCCGCCCCCGCGTGCTCCCGCGGACCTCTCCGGGGCCGACCCCGGGGCTGCGGGGCCCCGTGCCCCCCGTACCCCTCCCACCTTCACCGCCCCCGCTCCCTGGGCCCCGCCCACCACCCCCCATGGGCCCGTGACGTTCCCGGGCGGGGAGGCCCCGCGCAGGGGCTACGGCGTGGGGGACGGGCCCCCTTACGTCGGGGACGGGCCGCCCACCTATGAGGCGGAGCCCACCGTGCTGCCCGTCGCGGATCCCGACGACCTCGGGGACCTCGTCGCCGACACCGTGCTGGAGGGTGCCCGGTACGGGGTCAGTACGGTGCGTGCCGCCTCCGTGCGCGGGGACTCCGCCCGGTACCGGGGCGAGCCGCGCCGCGACGCGCTGCTCACCGCTCGCTTCGGCAGCGGGGAGGACGCTCTCGTCCTTGTCGCCATGGCCACCGGCGCCCGCGCCACCCCCGGCGCGCACCGTGCCGCCGCCGAGGCGTGCGACTGGATCGGGCGGGCCGTCGGGCGCAGTCATTCGCGGCTCGCGGAGGACATTCGAGCCGCCCGGCGCGGTGACCTGAAGTCGGGGCTGCACCGCCTCACGGACCGTAGCCTCGGCAAGCTCCGCGCGCACGCCGTCGACCTGGGGCTGGAGCCCGACGAGTACGCCGCGTCCCTGCGGTGCCTCCTCCTGCCCGCCGACCCCCAATGCCGTACGCGCGTGTTCTTCGGCGTCGGCGCGGGCGGTCTCTTCCGGCTGCGCGACGGCGCGTGGCAGGACATCGAACCGAGGGTCGCCGACGCCACCGGCGAGGCCGTCGTCGGCTTCGGATCGCCGCCCCCGCCCTCGCCCCCGCCGGACGCGACGCAGGAGAGCGATCGGCTCACCATGGCCCTGGGGATCACCACGCCCCCCAGCCCGTACGAACCCGCCCCCGAGCCGCCCCGCGACCCCTTCCGTTTCCGCGCCTCCATCGCCCGCCCGGGTGACACGCTCGTCCTGTGCAGCGAAGGCCTCGCCGAGCCGCTGCGCGGCGAACCCGAGCTCGCCGAACACCTCACCCGCAGATGGGAGAAGGGCGGCCCACCGGGGCTCGCCGCGTTCCTGGCCGACATCCAGGTCAGGGTCAAGGGGTACGCCGACGACCGCACGGCCGCCGCGGTCTGGGAGGCATGA
- a CDS encoding S8 family peptidase yields the protein MRPISRTALGAASAVALAVTAAVPSVAEPRADTADKRPLVGSAPQRDGGSVVTLVTGDRILVTSDGKGRAGATALPGKDGEDGTAPLIQTRQSGKDLYVYPEGAVHAIADGLVDEELFNVTGLVRQGYDDAHSKKLPLIAVYDKSVDVARTVPATPRGAERGAVLEPVDGVALKADKKKAGAFWAEITNSKSRAAGDLKKLWLDAKVEATLERSTKQVHAPEAWAAGYDGKGTKVAVLDTGADAEHPDLKGRIGATKNFTDSPDNEDRQGHGTHTTSTVGGSGAASGGKKKGVAPGTELLHGKVLNDSGSGATSWIIEGMQWAVDQKADVVSMSLGNPARTDCTDPMSTATEELAGSAKDTLFVIAAGNTGPSLNSVSSPGCVPGVLTVGAVDRDDTTAPFSSRGPAYGSHTLKPEIAAPGVGISAAAAGGRGVHAYQSMSGTSMATPHVAGAAALVKQRHPDWSAQEVKAALVASADSRVPGDARETGGGRLDAKAAIDQKVLGSPAVQGGSFGWPQDSSDRTTVDVPYTNTTDKAVELTLSVARVTGNDGSSVRSGVARLGKRSVTVPAGATAQVPLKITPDADLKRAQYGDVTGRVLATANGGIRVSTPFSLHVQPETVSLRVKLIDRHGKPAAGTSSVDLIGTDTASGERRFNEGANDQTYQVRPGAYFLTGFIDTRDAADGNAGLTDSLTHLARPQVEVKKDTTITLDARKAHRLTVRTDKASEVRGATLAFARTWGKDNWLHAGTAAGPRTIRSYYQSVEGKPADGTFESGSYWRTAAPQISELAVVGGRKLHPLTASLGSANLDGTGRASVVDAKSGTAQELEAAGVKGRIALVEAPDSGDVVTVAAEAKKAGAVAVLAHRAAPGRWYPSAGFTGSPLPVLGIEPAEAAYVLSRLGAGTAELTWKATASSPYIYNLAFPETGQIRDDRTYRVRDKDLAANEATYRAMGQATDYVDLPSAVRPTGLEIYFGNLASVPAPGKRTEYYSAGTTGWGHQVSSSFPYGEFMIDPVRTYEKGERRRETWYDGVLTPGAPRDAAGRPALAGERQGNLIGVAPGFWADAEHGGIQGSFGDIGSVRLKRDGEVVGESGWPSGVFTVPAEDSAYELTLTTMKMGSRVWHRSTSTETTWSFRSHLDENAASQGIPMLFPRYGIAEDGLKTLPAKDGQRIELGVTGHAGYEPGALTTARLSYSYDEGRTWTAATTARHGGKWSATVNHAGASGKPVRLSTQLTDAHGNSVSQTVARAYDVR from the coding sequence ATGCGCCCGATATCGCGTACGGCCTTGGGGGCGGCGTCCGCCGTCGCCCTCGCCGTCACCGCGGCCGTCCCGTCCGTGGCCGAGCCACGCGCGGACACGGCGGACAAGAGGCCACTGGTGGGCAGCGCCCCCCAGCGCGACGGCGGCTCCGTCGTCACCCTCGTCACCGGCGACCGGATCCTGGTGACGTCCGACGGCAAGGGGAGAGCGGGGGCGACCGCGCTGCCCGGCAAGGACGGTGAGGACGGCACGGCGCCGCTGATCCAGACCCGGCAGTCCGGCAAGGACCTGTACGTCTATCCCGAAGGCGCCGTCCACGCCATCGCCGACGGCCTCGTCGACGAGGAGCTCTTCAACGTCACCGGGCTCGTCCGTCAGGGCTACGACGACGCGCACTCCAAGAAGCTGCCGCTCATCGCCGTGTACGACAAGTCCGTCGACGTCGCCCGCACGGTGCCCGCCACCCCGCGCGGCGCCGAGCGCGGCGCCGTCCTCGAACCCGTCGACGGCGTCGCCCTGAAGGCCGACAAGAAGAAGGCCGGTGCCTTCTGGGCGGAGATCACCAACTCCAAGTCCCGTGCCGCGGGCGATCTGAAGAAGCTGTGGCTCGACGCCAAGGTCGAAGCCACTCTGGAACGGTCCACCAAGCAGGTGCACGCCCCCGAGGCCTGGGCCGCCGGATACGACGGCAAGGGCACCAAGGTCGCCGTCCTCGACACCGGCGCCGACGCCGAGCACCCTGACCTCAAGGGCCGCATCGGCGCGACGAAGAACTTCACCGACTCCCCGGACAACGAGGACCGGCAGGGCCACGGCACCCACACCACCTCCACCGTCGGCGGCTCCGGCGCGGCGAGCGGCGGCAAGAAGAAGGGCGTCGCGCCCGGCACCGAGCTGCTGCACGGCAAGGTCCTCAACGACAGCGGGTCCGGCGCCACGTCCTGGATCATCGAGGGCATGCAGTGGGCCGTCGACCAGAAGGCCGACGTCGTCTCGATGAGCCTCGGCAACCCGGCGCGGACCGACTGCACCGACCCGATGAGCACGGCGACCGAGGAGCTCGCGGGGTCCGCGAAGGACACCCTCTTCGTCATCGCCGCGGGCAACACCGGGCCGTCCCTCAACTCCGTCTCCTCGCCCGGCTGCGTGCCCGGCGTCCTGACTGTCGGCGCCGTCGACCGCGACGACACCACCGCGCCCTTCTCCAGCCGCGGGCCCGCGTACGGCTCGCACACCCTCAAGCCGGAGATCGCCGCGCCGGGCGTCGGCATCTCCGCGGCGGCCGCGGGCGGCAGGGGCGTCCACGCGTACCAGTCCATGAGCGGTACGTCGATGGCGACCCCGCACGTCGCGGGCGCCGCCGCCCTGGTCAAGCAGCGCCACCCCGACTGGAGCGCCCAGGAGGTCAAGGCGGCCCTCGTGGCGTCCGCCGACAGCCGGGTGCCCGGTGACGCGCGCGAGACCGGCGGTGGACGGCTCGACGCCAAGGCCGCCATCGACCAGAAGGTGCTCGGCTCGCCCGCCGTGCAGGGCGGCAGCTTCGGCTGGCCGCAGGACTCCTCCGACCGCACCACGGTCGACGTGCCCTACACCAACACCACGGACAAAGCAGTCGAGTTGACGCTGTCGGTGGCCCGGGTCACCGGCAACGACGGCTCCTCCGTCCGCTCCGGCGTCGCCCGGCTCGGCAAGCGCTCCGTGACCGTCCCGGCCGGGGCCACCGCGCAGGTGCCGTTGAAGATCACCCCCGACGCGGACCTGAAGCGCGCCCAGTACGGCGACGTCACGGGACGCGTCCTCGCCACCGCGAACGGCGGCATCCGCGTCTCCACGCCCTTCTCCCTCCACGTCCAGCCGGAGACCGTCAGCCTCCGCGTGAAGCTGATCGACCGCCACGGCAAGCCCGCCGCCGGCACGTCGTCCGTGGACCTCATCGGCACCGACACCGCCTCCGGTGAGCGGCGCTTCAACGAGGGCGCGAACGACCAGACGTACCAAGTCCGCCCCGGTGCCTACTTCCTGACGGGGTTCATCGACACCCGGGACGCCGCCGACGGCAACGCAGGACTCACCGACTCCCTCACCCATCTCGCCCGCCCCCAGGTCGAGGTGAAGAAGGACACCACGATCACGCTCGACGCCCGCAAGGCGCACCGCCTCACCGTCCGGACGGACAAGGCGTCCGAAGTGCGCGGCGCCACCCTCGCGTTCGCCCGCACCTGGGGCAAGGACAACTGGCTGCACGCGGGCACCGCCGCGGGACCGCGCACCATCCGCTCCTACTACCAGTCCGTCGAGGGCAAGCCGGCCGACGGCACCTTCGAGTCCGGCAGCTACTGGCGCACCGCGGCACCCCAGATCTCCGAACTCGCCGTCGTGGGCGGCAGGAAGCTGCACCCCCTGACCGCCTCCCTCGGCTCCGCCAACCTCGACGGCACGGGCAGGGCCTCAGTCGTCGACGCGAAGTCCGGCACCGCGCAGGAGCTCGAAGCCGCGGGAGTCAAGGGCAGGATCGCGCTGGTCGAGGCGCCCGACAGCGGTGACGTGGTGACCGTGGCCGCCGAGGCGAAGAAGGCCGGCGCGGTCGCCGTCCTCGCCCACCGCGCGGCACCCGGCCGCTGGTACCCGTCCGCCGGGTTCACCGGCTCCCCGCTGCCGGTGCTCGGCATCGAGCCGGCCGAGGCGGCGTACGTACTGTCCCGACTGGGCGCGGGCACCGCCGAGTTGACGTGGAAGGCCACGGCGAGCAGCCCGTACATCTACAACCTCGCGTTCCCCGAGACCGGGCAGATCCGCGACGACCGCACCTACCGCGTACGGGACAAGGATCTCGCCGCGAACGAGGCGACGTACCGTGCGATGGGCCAGGCCACGGACTACGTGGACCTGCCCTCCGCGGTCCGCCCCACCGGCCTGGAGATCTACTTCGGCAACCTCGCGTCGGTCCCCGCCCCCGGCAAGCGCACCGAGTACTACTCGGCGGGCACGACCGGCTGGGGCCACCAGGTGTCCAGCAGCTTCCCGTACGGCGAGTTCATGATCGACCCGGTGCGCACGTACGAGAAGGGGGAGCGGCGCAGGGAGACCTGGTACGACGGTGTCCTCACGCCCGGCGCGCCCCGCGACGCCGCGGGCAGGCCCGCACTCGCCGGTGAGCGTCAGGGAAATCTGATCGGTGTGGCCCCGGGCTTCTGGGCCGACGCGGAGCACGGCGGGATCCAGGGCAGCTTCGGTGACATCGGGTCCGTACGGCTCAAGCGGGACGGCGAGGTCGTGGGGGAGTCCGGCTGGCCGTCCGGGGTGTTCACCGTCCCGGCGGAGGACTCCGCGTACGAACTCACCCTCACCACCATGAAGATGGGCTCGCGGGTGTGGCACCGGTCGACGTCGACGGAGACGACCTGGTCGTTCCGCTCGCACCTCGACGAGAACGCGGCCTCGCAGGGCATCCCGATGCTCTTCCCGCGGTACGGGATCGCCGAGGACGGACTCAAAACTCTCCCCGCGAAGGACGGACAGCGGATTGAACTCGGCGTGACGGGGCACGCGGGCTACGAGCCCGGCGCGCTCACCACAGCGCGGCTGTCGTACTCGTACGACGAGGGCCGGACGTGGACGGCGGCGACGACCGCCCGACACGGCGGAAAGTGGAGCGCGACCGTGAACCACGCGGGCGCTTCCGGCAAGCCGGTCCGGCTCAGTACGCAACTGACGGACGCCCATGGCAACTCCGTCTCACAAACCGTGGCTCGCGCCTACGACGTGCGCTAG
- a CDS encoding helix-turn-helix transcriptional regulator produces the protein MLAAIGLDETHESAYRALVSVGAADVADLARRLTLGEPETERTLRRLERHGLAAQASGRAGRWVAAPPGVALGALLTQQRHELEKAELAATLLAEEYRAQATETTVHDLVEVVTGAAAVSQRFLQLQLGASDEVCALVTGSPVAITGTENSAEEQATGRGVRYRVVVERAVLDLPTGLVELSTAIGRDEQVRVVDRVPTKLVIADGTLAMVPLTSRTAEPAALVVHASGLLESLTGLFEAVWREALPLRIGEDSGTLTEDAPEAPDGTDLEILSLLLAGLTDASVAKQLDLGLRTVQRRVKRLMELTGVTTRLQLGWHAYERNWVARHARPRATARQDSPHHPAGSPHQD, from the coding sequence ATGCTGGCTGCGATAGGTCTGGACGAGACGCACGAGTCGGCGTACCGCGCGCTGGTGTCGGTGGGCGCCGCCGACGTGGCGGACCTCGCGCGCAGGCTCACTCTCGGCGAGCCGGAGACCGAGCGGACGCTGCGCCGCCTGGAGCGGCACGGTCTCGCCGCGCAGGCGTCCGGCAGGGCGGGCCGCTGGGTGGCCGCGCCGCCCGGCGTGGCGCTCGGCGCGCTCCTCACCCAGCAGCGGCACGAACTGGAGAAGGCCGAGCTCGCGGCGACGCTGCTCGCCGAGGAGTACCGCGCGCAGGCCACCGAGACCACCGTCCACGACCTGGTCGAGGTGGTGACTGGCGCGGCAGCCGTCTCCCAGCGCTTCCTCCAGCTCCAGCTCGGCGCGAGCGACGAGGTGTGCGCCCTGGTCACCGGCAGCCCCGTCGCCATCACCGGCACGGAGAACAGCGCCGAGGAGCAGGCGACGGGCCGGGGGGTGCGCTACCGCGTCGTGGTCGAGCGCGCGGTCCTCGACCTCCCCACGGGCCTCGTGGAACTGTCGACGGCGATCGGCCGCGACGAGCAGGTGCGGGTGGTGGACCGCGTCCCCACCAAGCTGGTGATCGCCGACGGCACGCTCGCGATGGTGCCGCTGACCTCGCGCACGGCGGAGCCCGCCGCGCTCGTCGTGCACGCCAGCGGCCTGCTGGAGTCGCTGACGGGCCTCTTCGAGGCGGTGTGGCGGGAGGCGCTGCCGCTGCGCATCGGCGAGGACAGCGGCACGCTCACCGAGGACGCGCCGGAGGCTCCCGACGGCACGGACCTGGAGATCCTCTCCCTCCTCCTCGCCGGCCTGACGGACGCGAGCGTCGCGAAACAGCTGGACCTGGGCCTGCGCACCGTCCAGCGCCGGGTAAAGCGTCTGATGGAGCTCACGGGCGTGACGACGCGACTCCAGCTGGGCTGGCACGCGTACGAACGGAACTGGGTGGCACGCCATGCGCGGCCCCGCGCCACCGCACGGCAGGACAGCCCGCACCACCCGGCGGGCAGCCCGCACCAGGACTAA